One window from the genome of Candidatus Caccoplasma merdavium encodes:
- a CDS encoding glycosyltransferase family 2 protein — translation MTSPAISIIVPCFKQAEYLPEALDSLIAQTFENWEAIVVNDGSPDHTEEIALAYAAKDPRIKYLPLENGGVARARNRGIAIAQGEYILPLDADDTIAPTYLEKAKAALDNNPALKAVYCQAQLFGSQKGPWGVKYRDYKTLLVVNSIFVTTLFRKADAEAIGGFDEKMISGHEDWDFFIRLLGGDGHIYQIPETLFNYRIKNLSRNTEAVKRLSDTQYYLLDKNRALYQQFYPLPFNGIGGAEIMAAEAEALRSEVVKYRERRRNRWYKRLYRALLGKQ, via the coding sequence ATGACTTCACCGGCAATAAGCATCATCGTTCCCTGTTTCAAGCAGGCCGAATATCTGCCCGAAGCGCTCGACTCGCTCATCGCCCAAACTTTTGAGAACTGGGAAGCGATTGTCGTAAACGACGGGTCACCCGACCACACCGAGGAAATCGCCCTCGCCTACGCTGCCAAGGACCCCCGCATCAAATATCTGCCGCTCGAAAACGGCGGCGTGGCCCGAGCCCGAAACCGGGGCATCGCCATCGCCCAAGGCGAGTATATCCTACCGCTCGACGCCGACGATACCATCGCCCCCACTTATCTCGAAAAAGCCAAAGCCGCACTCGACAACAATCCGGCCCTCAAAGCCGTCTATTGCCAAGCGCAACTCTTCGGCAGCCAAAAGGGACCCTGGGGAGTCAAATACCGCGACTATAAAACACTGCTCGTTGTCAATTCGATATTCGTCACGACCCTCTTCCGCAAAGCCGACGCCGAGGCCATCGGGGGATTCGACGAGAAAATGATCTCGGGACATGAAGACTGGGATTTCTTCATTCGCCTCCTCGGCGGAGACGGACACATCTACCAAATACCCGAAACACTCTTCAACTACCGCATCAAGAATTTGTCGCGGAACACCGAAGCCGTCAAACGGCTTTCCGACACCCAATACTACCTGCTCGACAAGAACCGGGCTCTTTACCAGCAATTCTATCCGCTGCCTTTCAACGGTATCGGAGGCGCCGAAATCATGGCCGCAGAGGCCGAAGCCCTGCGTAGCGAAGTCGTCAAATACCGTGAACGACGGCGAAACCGATGGTACAAGAGACTATACCGCGCCCTGTTGGGCAAGCAATAG
- a CDS encoding SIS domain-containing protein — MTSQERMQKILQQEATAILNIPLGDPYEKAIALIIEQVHRKKGKLVTSGMGKAGQIAMNIATTFCSTGIPAVFLHPSEAQHGDLGILQENDVMLVISNSGKTREILELLTLAKRLRPELQFIVITGNDRSELAQKADVCLFTGAPAEVCPLGLTPTTSTTMMTVIGDILVVSIMQETGFDATQYALRHHGGYLGQRSREQSEQSTK; from the coding sequence ATGACCTCGCAAGAACGCATGCAGAAAATCCTGCAACAAGAAGCAACCGCCATTCTCAATATCCCCCTCGGTGACCCGTACGAGAAGGCCATCGCCCTCATCATCGAACAGGTGCACCGCAAAAAAGGCAAACTCGTGACCAGCGGCATGGGCAAAGCCGGGCAAATCGCCATGAACATTGCCACGACCTTCTGCTCCACGGGAATTCCCGCCGTGTTTCTCCACCCCAGCGAAGCCCAGCACGGCGACCTCGGCATCTTGCAGGAAAACGATGTGATGCTGGTCATCTCCAATTCGGGGAAAACCCGGGAGATTCTCGAATTACTCACGCTCGCAAAACGTTTAAGACCCGAGTTGCAATTCATCGTCATCACCGGGAACGACCGCAGCGAGTTGGCACAAAAAGCCGATGTATGCCTCTTCACCGGAGCACCGGCCGAGGTATGCCCCCTCGGTCTCACCCCCACCACCTCGACGACGATGATGACCGTCATCGGCGACATACTCGTGGTGAGCATCATGCAGGAAACCGGGTTCGACGCCACCCAATATGCCCTGCGCCACCACGGCGGCTACCTGGGACAACGCTCCCGCGAACAATCGGAACAATCGACCAAATAA
- a CDS encoding 2-oxoacid:acceptor oxidoreductase subunit alpha, translating into MSEQTHVKELENVVVRFSGDSGDGMQLAGNLFSNISAAIGDEISTFPDYPAEIRAPQGTLGGVSGFQVHIGKGVYTPGDKADVLVAMNPAALKTNIKYVKPNGVILFDTDSFEKSDLEKAAFKTDDPFAELGITQQLVPVAITTMVKDSLADSGLDNKAILRCKNMFALGLICWLFERPLEQAEHLLQNKFAKKPSILEANIKVMTDGYHYGGNIHASVTTYHIETSDARKGIYTDINGNRATALGLIAASEKSGRPLFLGSYPITPASDILHELAKRKDLGVKVVQAEDEIAGVCTAIGASFAGDLAATSTSGPGLALKSEAIGLAVMAELPLVIIDVQRGGPSTGLPTKSEQTDLLQALYGRNGESPVVVLAASTPTNCFDMAFQAAKIALEHMTPVILLTDAFIANGSSAWRIPEMSEYPDIKPNYVKPEMLAEDWKPYKRDPETHVRYWAIPGTEGFMHRLGGLEKDNVTSAISTDPANHQRMTDLRQAKIDYIANCIPALEVKGNPDADLLVVGWGGTYGHLFSAVDELNHEGKKVALAHFNYINPLPANTAEVLKRYKKVVVCEQNNGQFATQLCGKIPGLVVNRFNRVQGQPFMVSELKEHFIKLMEE; encoded by the coding sequence ATGTCAGAACAAACACATGTGAAAGAATTAGAAAATGTAGTCGTTCGTTTCTCGGGCGACTCGGGCGACGGCATGCAACTGGCCGGCAACCTCTTTTCTAACATTTCGGCCGCCATCGGAGACGAAATATCGACCTTCCCCGATTATCCCGCCGAGATACGCGCCCCGCAAGGAACACTGGGCGGAGTATCAGGATTCCAAGTACACATAGGCAAAGGCGTTTACACCCCCGGCGACAAAGCCGATGTGCTGGTAGCCATGAACCCTGCGGCGCTGAAAACCAACATCAAATATGTAAAACCCAACGGTGTCATACTCTTCGACACCGACTCATTCGAGAAAAGCGACCTCGAAAAAGCCGCTTTCAAGACCGACGACCCCTTTGCCGAACTCGGCATCACCCAACAACTCGTGCCCGTGGCCATCACCACCATGGTGAAAGACTCCCTCGCCGACTCAGGACTCGACAACAAAGCCATACTGCGTTGCAAGAACATGTTCGCCCTCGGCCTCATCTGCTGGCTCTTTGAACGCCCGCTCGAACAGGCCGAACACCTGTTGCAAAACAAATTCGCCAAAAAGCCGTCGATTCTCGAAGCCAACATCAAGGTCATGACCGACGGATACCACTACGGCGGAAACATTCACGCCTCGGTCACCACCTATCACATCGAAACCAGCGATGCCAGAAAAGGTATCTATACCGACATCAACGGCAACCGCGCCACGGCACTGGGGCTCATCGCCGCCTCCGAAAAATCGGGACGCCCCCTCTTCCTGGGCAGCTACCCCATCACCCCGGCCAGCGACATTCTGCACGAATTGGCCAAACGCAAGGACCTCGGCGTGAAAGTGGTACAGGCCGAAGACGAAATCGCCGGCGTATGCACCGCCATCGGCGCCAGTTTCGCCGGCGACCTGGCCGCCACCTCGACCTCGGGACCCGGTCTCGCCTTGAAGAGCGAAGCCATAGGTCTCGCCGTCATGGCCGAATTGCCGCTCGTCATCATCGACGTGCAACGCGGCGGACCATCGACCGGCCTGCCCACCAAGTCGGAACAGACCGACCTGCTGCAAGCCCTCTACGGCCGCAACGGCGAGTCGCCCGTTGTCGTGCTGGCCGCCTCGACCCCGACCAACTGCTTCGACATGGCCTTCCAAGCCGCCAAAATCGCGCTCGAACACATGACCCCCGTCATCTTGCTCACCGACGCCTTCATCGCCAACGGCTCCTCGGCCTGGCGCATTCCCGAAATGAGCGAATACCCCGACATCAAGCCCAACTATGTAAAACCCGAAATGCTCGCCGAGGACTGGAAACCCTACAAACGCGACCCCGAGACACACGTCCGTTACTGGGCCATACCGGGCACCGAAGGCTTCATGCACCGGCTGGGCGGTCTCGAAAAAGACAATGTGACCAGTGCCATATCGACCGACCCCGCCAACCACCAACGCATGACCGACCTGCGTCAGGCCAAAATCGACTACATCGCCAACTGCATTCCCGCCCTCGAAGTCAAGGGGAACCCCGATGCCGACCTGCTCGTCGTAGGCTGGGGCGGCACCTACGGACACCTCTTCTCGGCCGTCGATGAGCTGAACCACGAAGGCAAGAAAGTGGCACTCGCACACTTCAACTACATCAACCCCCTGCCCGCCAACACCGCCGAGGTGCTGAAACGCTACAAGAAAGTGGTCGTATGCGAACAGAACAACGGACAGTTCGCCACCCAGCTCTGCGGCAAAATCCCGGGGCTCGTCGTCAACCGCTTCAACCGCGTACAAGGCCAGCCTTTCATGGTAAGCGAGCTGAAAGAACATTTCATTAAACTTATGGAGGAATAA
- the xerD gene encoding site-specific tyrosine recombinase XerD, whose amino-acid sequence MIVSHSKLLKSFSRHLKLEKGVSDNTIDGYLHDVDKLFRYLSPDSEPSIDQLAGANITQFICQLQDLGIQARSQARIISGLKAFYTFLRLEGYIDNDPMELIEGPKLGRKLPEVLTVEEIDAIIGSFDMSRPESQRNRAIIETMYDCGLRVSELVGLRLSQIHADDEYIIVEGKGSKQRLVPISQNALHEIRLYLQDRRHLTPKRGDEDILFLNRRGGRLSRVMIFYIIKERCEACGIQKNISPHTLRHSFATHLLEGGANLRAIQQMLGHESITTTEIYVHLDNALLRSEILTHHPRNHRK is encoded by the coding sequence ATGATTGTTAGCCATTCGAAGTTGTTAAAATCGTTCTCGCGCCACCTGAAACTCGAAAAAGGAGTCTCGGACAATACCATCGACGGCTATCTGCATGACGTAGACAAACTCTTCCGTTACCTCTCCCCCGACTCAGAACCCAGCATCGACCAACTGGCCGGAGCCAACATCACCCAGTTTATCTGCCAGTTGCAAGACCTCGGCATACAGGCCCGCTCCCAAGCCCGCATCATCTCGGGGCTGAAAGCCTTCTACACCTTCCTGCGCCTCGAAGGGTACATCGACAACGACCCGATGGAACTCATCGAAGGTCCCAAGTTGGGCCGCAAGTTGCCCGAAGTCCTCACCGTCGAGGAGATAGATGCCATCATCGGGTCGTTCGACATGTCACGCCCCGAAAGCCAACGCAACCGCGCCATCATCGAGACGATGTATGACTGTGGGCTGCGGGTCTCGGAACTCGTTGGGTTGCGCCTCTCGCAGATACATGCCGACGACGAGTACATCATCGTCGAGGGAAAAGGCAGCAAGCAGCGGCTCGTCCCCATCTCGCAAAACGCCCTGCACGAGATACGGCTCTACCTGCAAGACCGCCGCCACCTCACCCCCAAACGGGGCGACGAAGACATACTCTTCCTCAACCGGCGCGGCGGACGCCTGAGCCGCGTGATGATATTCTACATCATCAAGGAACGGTGCGAAGCCTGCGGCATACAAAAAAACATCAGCCCCCACACCCTGCGCCACAGCTTTGCCACCCACCTGCTCGAAGGGGGAGCCAACCTGCGCGCCATACAACAAATGCTCGGCCACGAAAGCATCACCACCACCGAAATCTATGTGCATCTCGACAATGCCCTGTTGCGCAGCGAGATACTCACCCACCACCCCCGCAACCACCGGAAGTGA
- a CDS encoding tyrosine-protein phosphatase: protein MAKLTSKCLLALLLVLVSCTPKLTDIEAICENTNDSCYIIKWEVWPESHGHVKIYASTSPKTFDLKSEPVARCKISDKICHITFDKAVDTRYYFLLQFNKKDHYVVATRAPHIENVNNLRDLGGYESSHKNAVKWGYLFRSGCMQDIDSTGIKKINSLGIGTLIDFSDHSRHAALDPELKIGQIRHLPINLITTSHIYDRLKNETLRRGDANIFLQDLFIALIDSGAPLYREMFDILLDENNYPVILSDKFGKDYVGFASALVLAALDIPEETIYQDFTLSNQYLDRRAISFDCAESSTDTQEAATALMTVRKRQLFCAIRRIKNRYESLQGYLEKEMGLTPEKRKTLQDILLY, encoded by the coding sequence ATGGCGAAACTCACATCGAAATGTCTTTTGGCACTCCTGCTCGTTTTGGTATCCTGCACACCAAAACTCACTGATATAGAGGCAATTTGCGAAAACACCAACGATTCGTGCTATATCATCAAGTGGGAAGTATGGCCCGAAAGTCACGGACATGTGAAGATTTATGCATCGACCAGCCCCAAAACATTCGACCTCAAAAGCGAACCCGTTGCCCGATGCAAGATTTCCGATAAAATCTGCCACATCACCTTTGACAAAGCCGTTGACACACGGTATTATTTCCTGCTGCAATTCAACAAGAAAGACCATTACGTCGTTGCCACACGCGCTCCCCACATCGAAAACGTCAACAACCTAAGAGACTTGGGAGGCTACGAAAGCAGCCACAAGAACGCCGTGAAATGGGGCTACCTGTTCCGCTCGGGTTGCATGCAAGACATCGACAGCACCGGCATCAAAAAAATCAACAGCCTCGGCATCGGCACCCTCATCGATTTCTCCGACCACTCCCGGCATGCAGCACTCGACCCGGAACTGAAAATCGGGCAAATACGGCATCTGCCCATCAACCTCATCACGACAAGCCACATCTATGACCGGCTGAAAAACGAGACCCTGCGACGCGGCGACGCCAACATCTTCCTGCAAGACCTCTTCATCGCCCTCATCGACTCGGGCGCCCCCCTCTATCGGGAAATGTTCGACATACTTCTCGACGAGAACAACTATCCCGTCATACTCAGCGACAAATTCGGAAAAGATTATGTGGGCTTTGCCAGCGCCCTCGTGCTCGCAGCCCTCGATATACCCGAGGAGACCATCTACCAAGACTTCACCCTGAGCAACCAATACCTCGACCGGCGCGCCATCTCATTTGACTGCGCCGAGAGCTCGACCGACACCCAAGAAGCGGCCACGGCGCTCATGACCGTACGCAAACGCCAGCTTTTCTGCGCCATACGCCGCATCAAAAACCGCTACGAAAGCCTCCAAGGGTACCTCGAAAAAGAGATGGGCCTCACCCCCGAGAAGCGGAAAACACTGCAAGACATACTCCTTTACTGA
- a CDS encoding insulinase family protein, giving the protein MADYSTYMLPNGLQMIYQFVPSKVSYAGFTVHAGSRDEGEGEDGLAHFVEHLLFKGTGRRKSWHILNRMETVGGELNAYTTKEETVLYSVFLSEHLARAVELMSDLILHSRFPESEVEKEVEVILDEINSYRDTPSELIYDEFENYLFGHHPLGHNILGDRDTLLSFGPSHGLSFLSRYYRPSNMVFFYRGELPLSRVVATLARHMGEAGAGAPLSRRALPGRYEPFVRRVPLDTHQAHVLVGNRAYDMYDPRRTALFLLNNLLGGPGMNSRLNIALREKTGCVYTVESSVTTYTDTGVFAVYFGTDPSKVDRCLSLLSRELQRLREHPLTGLQLAMAKRQFMGQIAVGTENSENMALGMGKAFLYYGKYDSLEETFARIEAVSAEELREVANEIFDESALSTLIYE; this is encoded by the coding sequence ATGGCCGATTATTCGACATATATGTTGCCCAACGGGTTGCAGATGATTTACCAGTTTGTCCCTTCGAAGGTCTCTTATGCCGGTTTCACGGTACATGCCGGTTCGCGCGACGAGGGCGAAGGCGAGGACGGATTGGCCCACTTCGTGGAGCATCTGCTTTTCAAGGGGACCGGGCGGCGCAAATCGTGGCACATTCTCAATCGCATGGAGACGGTGGGCGGTGAGCTGAACGCTTACACGACCAAGGAGGAGACGGTCCTCTATTCGGTGTTCTTGTCGGAGCATCTTGCCCGCGCCGTCGAGTTGATGAGCGACCTCATACTCCACTCGCGTTTTCCCGAGTCAGAAGTTGAGAAAGAGGTGGAGGTGATTCTCGACGAAATCAACTCTTATCGCGATACCCCTTCGGAGTTGATTTATGATGAGTTCGAGAATTATCTGTTCGGCCATCACCCCTTGGGACACAACATCTTGGGCGACCGCGACACGCTGCTCTCGTTCGGACCTTCTCACGGGCTCTCTTTTTTGTCGCGCTATTACCGCCCGTCGAACATGGTCTTTTTCTATCGCGGGGAGCTCCCTCTCTCCCGGGTGGTGGCCACGCTTGCGCGCCACATGGGCGAGGCCGGTGCCGGTGCTCCTTTGTCGCGGCGCGCTCTTCCCGGCCGTTATGAGCCTTTTGTGAGGCGCGTGCCGCTCGATACGCATCAGGCGCATGTCTTGGTGGGTAACCGGGCTTATGACATGTATGACCCTCGTCGCACGGCGCTTTTCCTTCTCAACAACCTCTTGGGCGGCCCCGGCATGAACAGCCGCCTCAATATCGCGTTGCGCGAAAAGACGGGTTGTGTCTATACGGTGGAGTCGTCGGTGACCACATATACCGATACGGGGGTTTTTGCCGTCTATTTCGGTACCGACCCGTCGAAGGTCGACCGTTGTCTCTCGCTTCTGTCGCGGGAGTTGCAGCGGCTGCGAGAGCACCCTCTTACCGGCTTGCAACTGGCCATGGCGAAACGTCAGTTCATGGGGCAGATTGCGGTGGGTACCGAGAACAGCGAGAATATGGCGCTGGGCATGGGCAAGGCGTTCCTCTACTATGGCAAGTACGATTCTCTCGAAGAAACCTTTGCCCGCATCGAGGCCGTTTCGGCGGAGGAACTGCGTGAGGTGGCAAACGAAATTTTCGATGAATCGGCGCTTTCCACGCTGATATATGAATGA
- a CDS encoding carbohydrate kinase: MRKIIGIGETILDIIFKNGRPTQAVPGGSTFNSMVSLGRLGLPVRFITEIGNDTVGNIILDFMRANGLSTENIDLFDDGYAQSPISLAFLNENNDARYAFYHNFPQKRLDFVWPIVEADDLVIFGSYFAVDPLLRDKIQEFISYAHEQKAIIYYDVNFRKSHAHEAMRIMPAFIENLEYADIVRGSAEDFEILLHENDPEKLYRRRIVFDTPNFIFTDGGNGVDVFCLDGHRHLDTPPIKTVSTIGAGDNFNAGILFALWHNNITREELPTLPIDRWEEVAKHGIAFASEVCQSFDNYISTSFAARYKETDH; this comes from the coding sequence ATGCGCAAAATCATCGGTATCGGAGAGACCATTCTCGACATCATTTTCAAAAACGGCCGCCCCACACAAGCCGTGCCGGGCGGTTCCACCTTCAACTCCATGGTCTCTCTGGGACGCTTGGGACTCCCCGTGCGTTTCATCACCGAAATCGGCAACGACACGGTAGGAAACATCATTCTCGACTTCATGCGCGCCAACGGCCTGTCGACCGAAAACATCGACCTCTTCGACGACGGATATGCCCAGTCGCCCATCTCCCTGGCATTCCTCAACGAGAACAACGATGCCCGATATGCCTTCTACCACAACTTCCCCCAGAAACGGCTCGACTTCGTATGGCCCATCGTCGAGGCCGACGACCTGGTGATCTTCGGCTCCTATTTTGCCGTGGACCCTCTGTTGCGGGACAAGATACAGGAATTCATCTCCTACGCCCACGAGCAGAAAGCCATTATCTACTACGACGTCAACTTCCGCAAGTCACATGCCCATGAAGCCATGCGCATCATGCCGGCCTTCATCGAGAACCTCGAATATGCCGACATCGTGCGCGGCTCGGCCGAAGACTTCGAGATACTCCTCCATGAGAACGACCCCGAAAAACTCTACCGCCGGCGCATCGTCTTCGACACCCCCAATTTCATCTTCACCGACGGAGGAAACGGCGTCGACGTTTTCTGCCTGGACGGGCATCGCCATCTCGACACGCCGCCTATAAAAACAGTCAGCACCATAGGCGCCGGAGATAATTTTAACGCAGGTATACTTTTCGCCCTGTGGCACAACAACATCACCCGGGAAGAGCTTCCGACACTGCCCATCGACCGCTGGGAAGAGGTCGCAAAGCACGGAATCGCCTTTGCATCAGAAGTTTGCCAATCATTCGACAACTACATTTCCACCTCTTTTGCCGCCCGTTACAAAGAGACAGACCATTAA
- a CDS encoding 2-oxoacid:ferredoxin oxidoreductase subunit beta, which yields MDNKVYTAKDYKSDQYVRWCPGCGDHAIVNTLQKAMAELGVPPHEIAVISGIGCSSRLPYYMNTYGFHTIHGRAAAIATGVKTANPALTVWQVSGDGDCLAIGGNHFIHILRRNVDVNILLLNNKIYGLTKGQYSPTSDRGAITKSSPYGTVEDPFIPAELTFGARGHFFARAIDVDLEVSKECMIAAGRHKGAAVVEILQNCVIFNDKIHSYVADREFRADRTIHLRQGEKMLFGKNMDKGLVLDGYKLKAVTVGENGVTLDDILTHDATSANDIMHQMLAMMDGHELPLAVGVIRDVEAPTYEKEVEAQVNAVRAKNPNKTLRDLLLEGDTWEVK from the coding sequence ATGGACAACAAAGTATATACCGCAAAAGATTACAAAAGCGACCAATATGTGCGTTGGTGCCCCGGGTGTGGCGACCACGCCATCGTAAACACCCTGCAAAAAGCCATGGCCGAGCTGGGCGTTCCCCCGCATGAAATCGCCGTCATTTCGGGTATCGGCTGCTCCTCGCGCCTGCCCTACTACATGAACACCTACGGCTTCCACACCATTCACGGTCGTGCCGCCGCCATCGCCACCGGAGTGAAAACCGCCAATCCCGCCCTCACCGTATGGCAGGTCAGCGGCGACGGCGACTGCCTCGCCATCGGCGGAAACCACTTCATACACATTCTACGCCGCAACGTCGATGTCAACATCTTGCTGCTCAACAACAAAATCTACGGCCTCACCAAGGGACAATACTCCCCCACGAGCGACCGCGGAGCCATAACCAAATCGTCGCCCTACGGCACCGTCGAAGACCCCTTCATTCCCGCCGAGCTCACCTTCGGTGCCCGCGGACACTTCTTCGCCCGCGCCATCGACGTCGACCTCGAAGTCTCGAAAGAGTGCATGATAGCCGCCGGCCGCCACAAAGGAGCCGCCGTGGTCGAGATACTCCAAAACTGCGTCATCTTCAACGACAAGATACACAGCTATGTGGCCGACCGCGAGTTCCGCGCCGACCGCACCATACACCTGCGCCAGGGCGAAAAGATGCTCTTCGGCAAGAACATGGACAAAGGTCTCGTTCTCGACGGCTATAAACTCAAAGCCGTCACCGTAGGCGAAAACGGCGTCACCCTCGACGACATTCTCACCCACGACGCCACCTCGGCCAACGACATCATGCACCAGATGCTTGCCATGATGGACGGCCACGAACTCCCCCTGGCTGTCGGCGTGATACGCGACGTCGAAGCACCGACCTACGAAAAGGAGGTCGAGGCCCAAGTCAATGCCGTGCGCGCCAAGAATCCCAACAAGACCCTGCGCGACCTGCTCCTCGAAGGCGACACCTGGGAGGTAAAATAA
- a CDS encoding glycosyltransferase, producing the protein MKVSVIIPNYCHARFLNRRIDSVLNQTYDDFEVIILDDCSTDNSRDIIETYRHHPRVSHIVYNEKNSGSTFVQWDKGFELAQGQYIWIAESDDEAAPTFLEECVTQLEKHPSATIAFSDCLFVDENTEDLHEPKLQLSYRLRDKKRDTPYTLFDGRAFINHRMFYQNYIMNASMVVFRKDARPTNEAYKKYRYVGDWLFWVGLLLNGDAVYIDKPLDYFRQHGKNTTSKSISTGNNYKEMAHLMQDICRQVNPPRGFKLFLYGRFLVRIKRLHKGFEYRHDTIEEIYDYWGDIQNPLTAIVWYRLAKILHIYRDEKPYMP; encoded by the coding sequence ATGAAAGTTTCTGTGATTATTCCCAATTACTGCCACGCCCGCTTTTTGAACAGACGCATCGACTCGGTACTCAACCAGACCTACGACGATTTCGAGGTCATCATTCTCGACGACTGCTCCACCGACAACAGCCGCGACATCATCGAGACATACCGCCACCACCCCCGCGTGTCGCATATCGTCTACAACGAAAAGAACAGCGGGTCGACCTTCGTGCAATGGGACAAGGGCTTCGAACTGGCACAAGGCCAATACATCTGGATTGCCGAGAGCGACGATGAGGCCGCCCCTACCTTCCTCGAAGAATGCGTCACCCAACTCGAAAAACACCCCTCGGCCACGATAGCTTTCTCCGACTGCCTTTTTGTCGACGAAAACACCGAGGACCTGCACGAGCCCAAATTGCAACTCTCCTACCGGCTGAGAGACAAAAAACGCGACACGCCCTACACCCTTTTCGACGGCCGGGCGTTTATCAACCACCGCATGTTCTACCAGAACTATATCATGAACGCCAGCATGGTCGTTTTCCGCAAAGACGCCCGCCCCACAAACGAAGCCTACAAAAAATACCGCTATGTGGGCGACTGGCTTTTCTGGGTAGGCTTGCTGCTCAACGGCGACGCCGTGTATATCGACAAGCCCCTCGACTACTTCCGCCAACACGGCAAGAACACCACCTCGAAATCGATTTCCACGGGAAACAACTACAAAGAGATGGCCCACCTGATGCAGGACATCTGCCGGCAGGTAAATCCGCCGCGAGGATTCAAGCTCTTTCTTTACGGGCGTTTCCTGGTACGCATCAAACGCCTGCACAAAGGCTTTGAATACCGACACGACACCATCGAAGAGATTTACGACTATTGGGGCGATATACAGAACCCGCTGACGGCCATCGTCTGGTACCGCCTGGCAAAAATCCTGCACATCTACCGCGACGAGAAACCGTATATGCCCTGA
- a CDS encoding ribonuclease H family protein, with the protein MGNSKYYVVWEGVSPGIYSSWAECRRQVQNYAGAKYKSFASQEEATAAFREGYSAYYAGRSASGSGAAPVTASCPEWLLDSVAVDASCLGNPGVMEYRGVYVRTGQVLFRVGPFPDGTNNVGEFLALVHALALLKKNNSAMTVCSDSRNAIAWVRAKQCKTKLARTEKNAPIFDLIARAEKWLRENAYANKIVKWETREWGEVPADFGRK; encoded by the coding sequence ATGGGAAATTCGAAATATTATGTGGTGTGGGAGGGCGTTTCGCCGGGAATATATTCTTCTTGGGCGGAGTGCCGTAGGCAGGTGCAGAACTATGCCGGCGCCAAATACAAGAGTTTTGCTTCGCAAGAAGAGGCTACGGCGGCTTTTCGGGAAGGTTATTCGGCCTATTATGCCGGGCGGTCGGCCTCGGGGAGCGGGGCGGCGCCGGTGACGGCGTCGTGCCCCGAATGGTTGCTCGACTCGGTGGCGGTCGATGCGTCGTGTCTCGGCAATCCCGGTGTGATGGAGTATCGCGGGGTGTATGTGCGCACGGGCCAGGTGCTTTTCAGGGTGGGACCTTTTCCCGACGGAACCAACAATGTGGGTGAGTTCTTGGCGCTGGTGCATGCGTTGGCGTTGTTGAAAAAGAACAACAGCGCGATGACCGTCTGCTCCGACAGCCGCAATGCCATTGCCTGGGTACGGGCCAAGCAGTGCAAAACCAAGTTGGCGCGCACCGAGAAGAACGCTCCCATATTCGACCTTATTGCCCGCGCCGAGAAGTGGTTGCGGGAGAATGCTTATGCCAACAAAATTGTCAAGTGGGAGACCCGCGAGTGGGGAGAGGTGCCGGCCGACTTCGGTCGCAAATAG
- a CDS encoding shikimate kinase has protein sequence MKRIFLIGFMGSGKTTLGKALSRQLGIDFIDLDLYIEARYHKTIREIFAESGEERFRQIEKSLLHEVADFENVIIAAGGGTPCFFDNIDYMNAHGTCIYLKATTDELCHRLANGRDTRPLLQGKNDEELRQYIEHTLSQRDPFYSRAALHFDTGTLNTRREIDNTVERLLQHLRDKQMA, from the coding sequence ATGAAACGCATCTTCCTCATCGGATTCATGGGCTCGGGAAAAACGACCCTCGGCAAAGCCCTCTCCCGCCAGTTAGGCATCGACTTCATCGACCTCGACCTTTACATCGAAGCCCGATACCACAAAACCATACGGGAAATCTTTGCCGAAAGTGGAGAAGAACGGTTCAGGCAAATCGAGAAATCACTCCTGCACGAAGTCGCCGACTTCGAAAACGTCATCATTGCAGCCGGCGGAGGAACCCCCTGCTTCTTCGACAACATCGACTACATGAACGCGCACGGGACCTGCATCTACTTGAAGGCCACGACCGACGAGCTATGCCACCGGCTGGCCAACGGCCGCGACACCCGCCCCCTCTTGCAGGGAAAAAACGATGAGGAGCTGCGGCAATACATCGAACACACCCTGTCGCAACGCGACCCCTTCTACTCCCGCGCCGCCCTCCATTTCGACACCGGGACACTCAATACCCGGCGCGAAATCGACAACACGGTAGAACGGTTGCTGCAACACCTCCGCGACAAACAGATGGCTTGA